In a single window of the Rhizobiaceae bacterium genome:
- a CDS encoding methylated-DNA--[protein]-cysteine S-methyltransferase, with product MSHHIFETALGFMGIAWRTAGIARLCTPQRERGAIEARLSRHGAFVAAGDLPPAIAATVALLKRYTAGETVDFSGVEVDLADVDAFRLAIYEAARRLQFGETTTYGGLAAAAGHPGMAQQTGQALGQNPVPIIVPCHRILAAGGKIGGFSAPGGSRTKEMLLALEGVHVGPPPPAQAAFAF from the coding sequence ATGTCCCATCATATCTTTGAAACAGCGCTCGGCTTCATGGGCATCGCCTGGCGCACCGCCGGCATCGCCCGGCTTTGCACGCCCCAGCGCGAGCGCGGCGCAATCGAAGCCAGACTGTCGCGGCATGGCGCTTTCGTGGCGGCGGGCGATCTTCCGCCGGCCATTGCCGCCACCGTCGCGCTGCTGAAGCGCTATACGGCGGGCGAAACGGTCGATTTCTCTGGCGTCGAGGTCGATCTGGCAGACGTAGATGCGTTCCGGCTGGCCATTTACGAGGCCGCGCGCAGGCTGCAATTCGGCGAAACCACCACCTATGGCGGGCTGGCCGCTGCCGCCGGACATCCCGGCATGGCCCAGCAGACCGGACAGGCGCTCGGCCAGAATCCCGTGCCCATCATCGTGCCGTGCCATCGCATTCTGGCGGCGGGCGGCAAGATCGGCGGATTTTCAGCGCCCGGCGGGTCGCGCACCAAGGAAATGCTGCTTGCTCTGGAGGGTGTGCATGTCGGCCCGCCGCCGCCCGCCCAGGCGGCGTTCGCCTTCTAG
- a CDS encoding DNA-binding protein — MHSKLLSFGDHGRTFALVLEPGEEAFGAIRAFAVREDIDGAQLSAIGAFSSAVVGFFDFARKDYARIPVDEQCEVLSALGDIALGDDEMPSLHLHVVLGLSDGSCKGGHLLEAHVNPTLEVIITESPRVLRRRKREGLGVALLDLG, encoded by the coding sequence ATGCATTCCAAGCTTCTTTCATTTGGAGATCACGGGCGCACCTTTGCGCTGGTCCTGGAACCGGGCGAGGAAGCCTTCGGCGCAATCCGCGCCTTTGCGGTGCGTGAGGACATAGACGGCGCGCAACTGTCCGCCATCGGCGCGTTTTCAAGCGCGGTAGTGGGCTTCTTCGACTTCGCGCGAAAAGACTACGCGCGCATTCCCGTCGATGAGCAATGCGAGGTGCTGTCGGCGCTGGGCGACATCGCCCTTGGCGATGACGAAATGCCCAGCCTGCACCTGCACGTGGTGCTCGGCCTGTCGGACGGCTCCTGCAAGGGCGGGCATCTGCTGGAAGCGCATGTGAACCCCACGCTGGAGGTCATCATCACCGAAAGCCCACGCGTCCTGCGCCGGAGGAAGCGCGAAGGGCTGGGGGTCGCGCTGCTGGATTTGGGGTAG
- a CDS encoding DUF262 domain-containing protein encodes MAELASQPTSVQTIYSWYRDSKLQVNRRYQRKLVWTLEEKQKLIDSLIRKYPIPAVLLAERADSAGIYEIIDGLQRLHSIVSFIEHGFPDAEGKKFNVEDFTTAKLNADKFVIDEKATYINSKDVSTILDYVLPVSIMRNATDSEIADVFDRINTYGHRLSDQERRQAGVETEFSKFVRDISCEIRGDVSQNLVNLFDMPAISINLPKSKHGYAVEAEDVFWVNQGVLRSTDLRDSLDEQCVADIAATAISAEPIDRSKEALDQIYDKTNDESARIEAALGAYGVKKLSDEFKFCIAEIAKITDAAGRKLRSIIFSKNTTNAYPSVFAVIFTAIHELIIKDGLRIADYKGMASSLGNIVDRLETGRKATSPDERRKNIDAVKGLIISRFYKPKTDGIINDIYNDHSVVDIDNIIRRSMVELPNYELKQGIVRLDSKDRTIDNRAIDRIINTICGIANIGPQSSGKIVIGVSDQERHTEKIVEIDNIKPVSVNNRDVVGVYREAKALNISNEAYLKAIRDRISNSKLSDGLKNDVLSNIDMNEYFGLGIIIITVPPQKEVSSVGDEVYFRSGNQTEKASPKSVAEIAKRF; translated from the coding sequence ATGGCAGAATTAGCTTCTCAACCGACGTCAGTCCAGACGATTTACAGTTGGTATCGGGATTCCAAGCTACAAGTAAACCGGCGCTATCAACGAAAATTGGTTTGGACGCTCGAAGAAAAGCAAAAACTCATTGATTCCCTGATCCGAAAATATCCGATCCCTGCAGTATTACTTGCGGAGAGAGCGGATTCGGCCGGAATCTACGAGATAATTGATGGTCTTCAACGGCTACACAGCATCGTTTCATTCATTGAGCATGGATTCCCTGATGCTGAAGGAAAGAAATTTAACGTTGAAGATTTCACGACCGCAAAGCTAAACGCAGATAAATTCGTTATTGATGAAAAGGCAACTTACATAAACTCAAAGGACGTATCGACGATACTTGATTATGTTCTACCGGTATCTATTATGAGAAACGCTACTGATTCTGAGATCGCAGATGTATTCGATAGAATCAATACATATGGACACCGGCTAAGCGATCAAGAGCGCCGTCAAGCTGGCGTAGAAACAGAATTCTCTAAGTTTGTACGCGATATCTCATGTGAAATTCGTGGGGACGTTTCACAAAACTTGGTAAATCTTTTTGACATGCCGGCAATCAGTATCAATCTTCCAAAGTCCAAGCACGGATACGCCGTTGAAGCGGAAGATGTATTTTGGGTCAACCAGGGCGTCTTGAGATCAACTGACTTACGAGATAGCTTAGATGAACAATGCGTCGCTGATATCGCAGCAACTGCAATTAGCGCTGAACCCATCGATCGTTCAAAAGAAGCTCTCGACCAAATCTACGATAAAACAAATGACGAATCTGCGCGGATTGAGGCTGCGCTAGGCGCATATGGGGTCAAAAAATTGTCCGATGAGTTCAAATTCTGTATAGCAGAAATTGCCAAAATTACGGACGCTGCTGGGCGAAAATTGCGCTCTATTATTTTTTCTAAAAACACGACAAATGCCTATCCAAGTGTCTTCGCAGTTATATTTACTGCGATACATGAGCTAATTATAAAAGATGGGCTCAGGATTGCTGATTACAAAGGAATGGCTTCTTCTCTAGGAAATATTGTTGATAGATTGGAGACAGGAAGGAAAGCTACTTCTCCAGACGAAAGAAGAAAGAATATAGATGCTGTAAAAGGACTTATAATATCAAGATTTTATAAGCCAAAAACCGATGGAATTATAAATGATATATATAACGACCATAGCGTTGTAGATATTGACAATATTATACGTAGGTCCATGGTTGAACTTCCAAATTATGAATTGAAGCAAGGAATTGTGCGCCTAGATTCAAAGGATCGCACTATCGATAACCGCGCGATAGATCGAATTATAAATACGATCTGTGGAATTGCAAACATCGGCCCACAATCCTCCGGAAAAATCGTGATTGGAGTATCAGATCAAGAAAGACACACTGAGAAAATTGTGGAAATAGACAATATTAAGCCCGTATCTGTTAACAATCGGGATGTGGTTGGTGTATATCGTGAGGCAAAGGCGCTAAATATTTCAAACGAAGCGTATCTAAAAGCTATTAGAGATAGAATATCAAATTCAAAATTGTCGGATGGCCTCAAGAATGATGTTCTTTCTAATATTGATATGAATGAATATTTTGGGCTTGGAATAATTATTATAACAGTTCCCCCTCAGAAAGAGGTCTCTAGTGTAGGAGATGAGGTATATTTCAGAAGTGGGAATCAGACCGAAAAGGCGAGCCCCAAATCTGTTGCGGAGATTGCAAAGCGATTTTAG
- a CDS encoding pyridoxal phosphate-dependent aminotransferase, producing MAFLADALSRVKPSATIAVTQKARELKNAGRDIIGLGAGEPDFDTPDNVKNAAIDAIRRGETKYPPVSGIVPLREAIAAKFRRENNLDYKPAQTIVGTGGKQILFNALMATVNPGDEVVIPSPYWVSYPEMVALCGGTPVFAPTGIDNGFKLGAEALEKAITPRTKWLMLNSPSNPSGAAYTEAELRALADVLLRHPHVWVLTDDIYEHLTYGDFVFRTIAEVEPKLYERTLTMNGVSKAYAMTGWRIGYAAGPLELIKAMDMIQGQQTSGACTIAQWASVEALNGPQDFVQKNKAIFQARRDLVVSMLNQARGVECPTPEGAFYVYPSCAKLIGKKTPGGTVIDSDETFCSQLLETEGVAVVFGTAFGLGPNFRISYATSEKLLEEACIRIQRFTASLV from the coding sequence ATGGCCTTTCTCGCAGACGCCCTTTCGCGGGTGAAACCCTCCGCGACCATCGCGGTCACCCAGAAGGCGCGCGAACTGAAAAACGCCGGGCGCGACATTATCGGCCTGGGCGCGGGCGAGCCGGATTTCGACACGCCGGACAATGTGAAGAACGCCGCCATCGACGCGATCCGGCGCGGCGAGACAAAATATCCGCCCGTTTCCGGCATCGTTCCCCTGCGCGAGGCCATCGCCGCCAAGTTCAGGCGCGAGAACAATCTCGACTACAAGCCCGCACAGACCATCGTCGGCACGGGCGGCAAGCAGATCCTGTTCAACGCCTTGATGGCGACGGTCAATCCCGGCGACGAGGTCGTCATTCCCTCGCCCTACTGGGTCAGCTACCCGGAAATGGTGGCGCTTTGCGGCGGTACGCCGGTCTTTGCGCCCACCGGCATCGACAACGGCTTCAAGCTCGGCGCCGAGGCGCTCGAAAAGGCGATCACGCCGCGCACCAAATGGCTGATGCTCAACTCGCCGTCCAACCCCTCCGGCGCGGCCTATACGGAGGCGGAGCTTCGTGCACTCGCCGATGTGCTGCTGCGGCATCCGCATGTCTGGGTGCTCACCGACGACATCTACGAGCACCTCACCTATGGCGACTTCGTTTTCCGCACCATCGCCGAGGTCGAGCCGAAGCTGTATGAGCGCACACTGACCATGAACGGCGTGTCAAAGGCTTATGCCATGACCGGCTGGCGCATCGGCTATGCCGCCGGTCCGCTGGAACTGATCAAGGCGATGGACATGATCCAGGGCCAGCAGACGTCGGGCGCCTGCACCATCGCGCAATGGGCGTCGGTCGAAGCCCTGAACGGCCCGCAGGATTTCGTGCAGAAGAACAAGGCGATTTTCCAGGCGCGCCGCGACCTTGTCGTGTCGATGCTCAACCAGGCGCGCGGCGTCGAATGTCCGACGCCCGAGGGCGCATTCTATGTCTATCCGTCCTGCGCGAAGCTGATCGGCAAGAAGACGCCGGGCGGCACGGTCATCGACAGCGACGAAACGTTCTGCTCGCAGCTTCTGGAAACGGAAGGCGTCGCCGTGGTGTTCGGCACCGCCTTCGGCCTCGGCCCCAACTTCCGAATCTCCTACGCGACATCGGAAAAGCTGCTCGAAGAAGCCTGCATTCGCATCCAGCGCTTCACCGCATCTCTGGTTTAG
- a CDS encoding lytic transglycosylase domain-containing protein translates to MQQLRIFILPAMLAACGGLAGCTTDGGTASLADAAPTVSPADPALPEMVAALPESNPTSDGLDLGQRSLAADVEQGASLPSAYSGGTVSNPAAAAALSQPALATGGQPPVLLASADDGLDPGGLALRMRPEPVDAPVGKFGPDGAVAARSPELDSLIKSYSEHYEVPESLVRRVARRESRFNPQARNGPYWGLMQISHATARGMGYLGEASGLLDAETNLKYAVRYLRGAYMVARGNEEVADQLYQRGYYFDAKRMGLLDETGLGTDRKRSRF, encoded by the coding sequence TTGCAGCAACTGCGGATTTTCATTTTGCCTGCGATGCTTGCCGCCTGTGGCGGCCTTGCGGGCTGCACGACAGATGGCGGCACAGCGAGCCTGGCCGACGCCGCCCCGACAGTTTCGCCCGCCGATCCGGCCCTGCCGGAAATGGTGGCGGCGCTTCCTGAATCGAATCCCACCAGTGACGGTCTCGACCTTGGGCAGCGCAGCCTCGCCGCCGATGTCGAGCAGGGCGCTTCGCTGCCGTCCGCCTATTCCGGCGGGACGGTTTCCAACCCGGCGGCCGCCGCCGCGCTATCCCAGCCTGCGCTGGCGACAGGCGGACAGCCGCCCGTGCTGCTGGCTTCCGCCGATGACGGGCTCGATCCCGGCGGGCTGGCGCTGCGCATGCGGCCTGAGCCGGTGGACGCACCCGTCGGCAAGTTTGGCCCGGACGGCGCGGTCGCCGCGCGCAGCCCCGAACTCGACAGCCTTATCAAGAGCTATTCCGAGCACTACGAAGTGCCGGAATCGCTGGTGCGCCGCGTGGCAAGGCGCGAGAGCCGCTTCAATCCGCAGGCGCGCAACGGCCCGTATTGGGGCCTGATGCAGATCAGCCATGCGACCGCGCGCGGCATGGGCTATCTGGGCGAGGCCAGCGGCCTGCTCGATGCCGAAACCAACCTGAAATATGCCGTCCGCTACCTGCGCGGGGCCTATATGGTGGCCAGGGGGAACGAGGAGGTCGCCGACCAGCTCTACCAGCGCGGCTATTATTTTGACGCCAAGCGCATGGGCCTGCTGGACGAAACCGGGCTCGGCACCGACCGCAAGCGCAGCCGGTTCTGA
- a CDS encoding EAL domain-containing protein yields the protein MARSLALSHLVRAEDRTWFGVWGPYQLRSAFQPIFAFSGGRLTPYAFEGLIRPARNGEQLSPAAFFATFAAVERFHVETLTRNLHLLNAAQCLGEQHSIFVNFDPSVFAEASLADSALRDMRLVLHEAKIDPKRIVCEVTENEFASDETFKGLVTALRDHGFRIAVDDYGADDSDMSRIQDLSPDIVKFDAFWITRLMDTTAGVALLKAMVGEFENRGIKTLFEGLEEPWQVEVAEACGVSMAQGYALGRPQTVPANFDTFDLAPFDHEAAADEAATPDGAEAAASARAGRGRVFGRRIRKHR from the coding sequence TTGGCGCGAAGCCTGGCCCTTTCTCATCTGGTTCGAGCGGAAGACCGCACCTGGTTCGGCGTATGGGGGCCTTACCAGTTGCGCAGCGCATTCCAGCCCATATTCGCATTTTCCGGCGGCAGGCTGACGCCCTATGCGTTCGAGGGGCTGATCCGCCCGGCGCGCAATGGCGAGCAGCTTTCGCCGGCTGCCTTTTTTGCCACCTTTGCCGCCGTCGAGCGGTTCCACGTCGAAACGCTGACCCGCAACCTGCACCTCCTGAACGCCGCGCAATGCCTCGGCGAGCAGCATTCGATCTTCGTCAACTTCGATCCGAGCGTGTTTGCCGAGGCGTCGCTGGCCGACAGCGCGCTGCGCGACATGCGGCTGGTGCTGCACGAGGCGAAAATCGACCCGAAGCGCATCGTTTGCGAGGTGACGGAAAACGAATTCGCCTCCGACGAAACGTTCAAGGGACTGGTGACGGCGCTGCGCGACCACGGCTTCCGCATCGCGGTGGACGACTATGGCGCAGACGATTCCGATATGAGCCGCATACAGGACCTGTCGCCCGACATCGTGAAGTTCGACGCCTTCTGGATCACCCGGCTGATGGACACCACCGCAGGCGTCGCGCTGCTCAAGGCGATGGTGGGTGAGTTCGAGAATCGCGGAATCAAGACCCTGTTCGAAGGGCTGGAAGAGCCGTGGCAGGTGGAGGTCGCGGAAGCCTGCGGCGTGTCGATGGCGCAGGGCTATGCGTTGGGCCGTCCGCAGACCGTTCCGGCCAATTTCGATACGTTCGACCTTGCCCCGTTCGACCATGAAGCCGCCGCCGACGAGGCCGCGACGCCCGACGGCGCGGAGGCCGCCGCATCGGCACGCGCCGGTCGCGGAAGGGTGTTCGGCCGCCGCATCCGCAAGCACAGATAG